The Microcebus murinus isolate Inina chromosome 1, M.murinus_Inina_mat1.0, whole genome shotgun sequence genome includes a region encoding these proteins:
- the TFF3 gene encoding trefoil factor 3, producing the protein MTLLAQILRVPGPQSPSVAMEARALCLLVLVLASVPSGRAEEYLGLSANQCAVPAKDRVDCGYPEVTPEQCNSRGCCFDSSIPQVPWCFKPLQETECTF; encoded by the exons ATGACACTCCTGGCGCAGATCCTCCGAGTGCCGGGTCCTCAGAGCCCGTCTGTCGCCATGGAGGCCAGAGCCCTCTGCCTGCTGGTGCTGGTGCTGGCCTCGGTGCCCTCAGGCCGGGCCGAGGAGTACCTGGGACTGT CGGCAAACCAGTGTGCCGTGCCGGCCAAGGACAGGGTGGACTGCGGCTACCCCGAGGTCACCCCCGAGCAGTGCAACAGCAGGGGCTGCTGCTTCGACTCCAGCATCCCGCAGGTGCCCTGGTGCTTCAAGCCTCTGCAGGAAACAG AATGCACGTTCTGA